One genomic region from Gadus morhua chromosome 9, gadMor3.0, whole genome shotgun sequence encodes:
- the fgd4a gene encoding FYVE, RhoGEF and PH domain-containing protein 4a isoform X6, translating to MSQSRREGRDSSSSDVRREVPPLKQISRTAAGSPAHRSPLKSPDKSPDKTPEGTEQHVDPGPASAPPTPRDALRPPTNGTLAKMEQELEENVDGAGKAEGGEENRHAGSKCVKGLVNGDAVGKASVEDGERTDGEGSTPHRTEEAGTGNGDQGPESDVENDHRKEGVNTEPKETNEQKLFKIANELLKTEKAYVARLHLLDQVFSAKLMEEAGKGTFPVEVVKNIFSNISSVHTFHSQFLLPDLERRMGEWESTPRIGDILLKLTPFLKMYAEYVKNFDQAMELLKQWSDRSPQFKSIIQEIQCQEVCGSLTLQHHMLEPVQRVPRYEMLLKDYLKKLPPDHLDRRDAEKSLEIIATAATHSNSAIRKSDNLKKLLEIYEMLGEEEDIVNASNEFIKEGHILKLAARNTSAMERYLFLLNNMLLYCVPKFSLGGPKYTLRTRIGMDGMKVLETSNEDYPHTFQVSGKERMLELQASSEQDKAGWIKALQETIAVFQQKNESFKTASKEVEEVSTAELGKRAPRWIRDNEVTMCMKCKESFNALTRRRHHCRACGYVVCWKCSDNKVALQYDNNKVNKVCRDCFSILTGEEPAEGKKKGILEIGAGQFTGSSIMCGFLQYSEKTKPWQKVWGVLPEKECLVLYLYGAPQDVKAQCTIPLLGYCVEDSPRPTDPPASFRLSQSKSVHSFAAESEELKQRWLRVMRLAVTGEMPERPSSDGNGTSMDDSITQESTGNESS from the exons CAGTTCAGACGTCCGGAGGGAAGTGCCGCCGCTCAAGCAGATCAGCCGCACGGCCGCCGGCAGCCCCGCACACCGCAGCCCCCTCAAGTCGCCCGACAAGTCGCCCGACAAGACGCCAGAGGGGACGGAGCAGCACGTGGACCCGGGACCAGCCTCCGCACCCCCCACGCCGCGGGATGCCCTGAGGCCGCCCACCAACGGGACGCTAGCCAAGATGGaacaggagctggaggagaacgtGGACGGCGCGGGAAAGGCCGAGGGCGGGGAGGAGAACCGCCACGCCGGGAGCAAGTGCGTCAAGGGGTTGGTGAACGGAGATGCCGTCGGCAAAGCGAGCGTGGAGGACGGCGAGCGCACCGATGGGGAGGGGTCAACCCCACACAGGACGGAGGAGGCTGGGACTGGGAACGGAGACCAGGGACCCGAGTCGGACGTGGAGAACGATCACAGAAAGGAAGGGGTCAACACGGAACCCAAG GAAACCAATGAACAGAAGCTGTTTAAGATCGCCAACGAGCTGCTGAAGACAGAGAAGGCCTACGTGGCCCGGCTTCACCTGCTGGAtcag GTATTCAGTGCAAAGCTCATGGAGGAGGCAGGTAAAGGGACGTTCCCCGTGGAGGTGGTGAAGAACATCTTCTCCAACATCTCCTCTGTCCACACCTTCCACAGCCAGTTCCTCCTCCCAGACCTGGAGAGACGCATGGGGGAATG GGAGTCGACACCTCGCATCGGAGACATCCTGCTGAAGCTCACGCCCTTCCTGAAGATGTACGCCGAGTACGTGAAGAACTTCGACCAGGCCATGGAGCTGCTGAAACAGTGGAGCGACCGCTCGCCGCAGTTCAAATCCATCATCCAGGAGATCCAG TGCCAGGAGGTGTGCGGGTCGCTGACGTTGCAGCACCACATGCTGGAGCCGGTCCAGAGGGTCCCCCGGTACGAGATGCTGCTGAAGGACTACCTGAAGAAGCTTCCCCCGGACCACCTGGACCGCAGAGACGCAGAAA AATCACTAGAGATCATTGCCACGGCAGCCACCCACTCCAACAGTGCTATTCGAAAATCA GACAATCTGAAGAAGCTGCTGGAGATCTATGAGATgctgggagaggaagaggacattGTCAACGCCTCCAACGAGTTCATCAAGGAGGGCCACATTCTGAAGCTGGCGGCCAGGAACACGTCTGCCATGGAGAGATACCTCTTCCTG CTCAACAACATGCTGCTGTACTGCGTGCCCAAGTTCAGCCTGGGAGGCCCCAAGTACACCTTGAGGACCCGCATCGGCATGGACGGCATGAAGGTCCTGGAGACCTCCAACGAGGACTACCCTCACACCTTCCAGGTGTCTGGGAAGGAGAGGATGCTGGAGCTCCAGGCCAG CTCAGAGCAAGACAAGGCGGGGTGGATAAAG GCATTACAGGAGACCATCGCTGTCTTCCAGCAGAAGAACGAGTCGTTTAAGACTGCAtccaaggaggtggaggaggtatcG ACAGCAGAGCTGGGGAAGCGGGCGCCCCGCTGGATCCGGGACAACGAGGTGACCATGTGCATGAAGTGCAAGGAGTCCTTCAACGCCCTGACCAGACGGAGGCACCACTGCCGGGCCTGTGGCTAT GTGGTGTGCTGGAAGTGTTCAGACAACAAGGTGGCTCTGCAGTACGACAACAACAAGGTGAACAAGGTGTGCAGGGACTGCTTCTCCATCCTGACCGGAGAGGAGCCGGCCGAGGGCAAGAAGAAGGGCATCCTGGAG ATCGGGGCAGGCCAGTTTACAGGAAGCAGCATCATGTGCGGCTTCCTGCAGTACAGTGAGAAGACCAAGCCCTGGCAGAAGGTGTGGGGTGTCCTCCCCGAGAAGGAGTGTCTGGTGCTCTATCTCTACGGAGCTCCGCAG GACGTGAAAGCCCAGTGCACCATCCCCCTGCTGGGCTACTGCGTGGAGGACAGCCCCCGGCCCACCGACCCTCCGGCCAGCTTCCGTCTCTCCCAGTCCAAATCCGTCCACAGCTTCGCCGCTGAGTCGGAGGAGCTGAAGCAGCGCTGGCTCCGGGTCATGCGGCTGGCGGTGACCGGAGAGATGCCGGAACGACCGTCGTCCGACGGGAACGGGACCAGCATGGACGACAGCATCACACAGGAATCCACCGGCAACGAGAGTTCGTAG
- the fgd4a gene encoding FYVE, RhoGEF and PH domain-containing protein 4a isoform X5 codes for MEERAGGGGGRGGGGGGGVSQSRDRTKDKPSKVLDLISRFEENSSSDVRREVPPLKQISRTAAGSPAHRSPLKSPDKSPDKTPEGTEQHVDPGPASAPPTPRDALRPPTNGTLAKMEQELEENVDGAGKAEGGEENRHAGSKCVKGLVNGDAVGKASVEDGERTDGEGSTPHRTEEAGTGNGDQGPESDVENDHRKEGVNTEPKETNEQKLFKIANELLKTEKAYVARLHLLDQVFSAKLMEEAGKGTFPVEVVKNIFSNISSVHTFHSQFLLPDLERRMGEWESTPRIGDILLKLTPFLKMYAEYVKNFDQAMELLKQWSDRSPQFKSIIQEIQCQEVCGSLTLQHHMLEPVQRVPRYEMLLKDYLKKLPPDHLDRRDAEKSLEIIATAATHSNSAIRKSDNLKKLLEIYEMLGEEEDIVNASNEFIKEGHILKLAARNTSAMERYLFLLNNMLLYCVPKFSLGGPKYTLRTRIGMDGMKVLETSNEDYPHTFQVSGKERMLELQASSEQDKAGWIKALQETIAVFQQKNESFKTASKEVEEVSTAELGKRAPRWIRDNEVTMCMKCKESFNALTRRRHHCRACGYVVCWKCSDNKVALQYDNNKVNKVCRDCFSILTGEEPAEGKKKGILEIGAGQFTGSSIMCGFLQYSEKTKPWQKVWGVLPEKECLVLYLYGAPQDVKAQCTIPLLGYCVEDSPRPTDPPASFRLSQSKSVHSFAAESEELKQRWLRVMRLAVTGEMPERPSSDGNGTSMDDSITQESTGNESS; via the exons CAGTTCAGACGTCCGGAGGGAAGTGCCGCCGCTCAAGCAGATCAGCCGCACGGCCGCCGGCAGCCCCGCACACCGCAGCCCCCTCAAGTCGCCCGACAAGTCGCCCGACAAGACGCCAGAGGGGACGGAGCAGCACGTGGACCCGGGACCAGCCTCCGCACCCCCCACGCCGCGGGATGCCCTGAGGCCGCCCACCAACGGGACGCTAGCCAAGATGGaacaggagctggaggagaacgtGGACGGCGCGGGAAAGGCCGAGGGCGGGGAGGAGAACCGCCACGCCGGGAGCAAGTGCGTCAAGGGGTTGGTGAACGGAGATGCCGTCGGCAAAGCGAGCGTGGAGGACGGCGAGCGCACCGATGGGGAGGGGTCAACCCCACACAGGACGGAGGAGGCTGGGACTGGGAACGGAGACCAGGGACCCGAGTCGGACGTGGAGAACGATCACAGAAAGGAAGGGGTCAACACGGAACCCAAG GAAACCAATGAACAGAAGCTGTTTAAGATCGCCAACGAGCTGCTGAAGACAGAGAAGGCCTACGTGGCCCGGCTTCACCTGCTGGAtcag GTATTCAGTGCAAAGCTCATGGAGGAGGCAGGTAAAGGGACGTTCCCCGTGGAGGTGGTGAAGAACATCTTCTCCAACATCTCCTCTGTCCACACCTTCCACAGCCAGTTCCTCCTCCCAGACCTGGAGAGACGCATGGGGGAATG GGAGTCGACACCTCGCATCGGAGACATCCTGCTGAAGCTCACGCCCTTCCTGAAGATGTACGCCGAGTACGTGAAGAACTTCGACCAGGCCATGGAGCTGCTGAAACAGTGGAGCGACCGCTCGCCGCAGTTCAAATCCATCATCCAGGAGATCCAG TGCCAGGAGGTGTGCGGGTCGCTGACGTTGCAGCACCACATGCTGGAGCCGGTCCAGAGGGTCCCCCGGTACGAGATGCTGCTGAAGGACTACCTGAAGAAGCTTCCCCCGGACCACCTGGACCGCAGAGACGCAGAAA AATCACTAGAGATCATTGCCACGGCAGCCACCCACTCCAACAGTGCTATTCGAAAATCA GACAATCTGAAGAAGCTGCTGGAGATCTATGAGATgctgggagaggaagaggacattGTCAACGCCTCCAACGAGTTCATCAAGGAGGGCCACATTCTGAAGCTGGCGGCCAGGAACACGTCTGCCATGGAGAGATACCTCTTCCTG CTCAACAACATGCTGCTGTACTGCGTGCCCAAGTTCAGCCTGGGAGGCCCCAAGTACACCTTGAGGACCCGCATCGGCATGGACGGCATGAAGGTCCTGGAGACCTCCAACGAGGACTACCCTCACACCTTCCAGGTGTCTGGGAAGGAGAGGATGCTGGAGCTCCAGGCCAG CTCAGAGCAAGACAAGGCGGGGTGGATAAAG GCATTACAGGAGACCATCGCTGTCTTCCAGCAGAAGAACGAGTCGTTTAAGACTGCAtccaaggaggtggaggaggtatcG ACAGCAGAGCTGGGGAAGCGGGCGCCCCGCTGGATCCGGGACAACGAGGTGACCATGTGCATGAAGTGCAAGGAGTCCTTCAACGCCCTGACCAGACGGAGGCACCACTGCCGGGCCTGTGGCTAT GTGGTGTGCTGGAAGTGTTCAGACAACAAGGTGGCTCTGCAGTACGACAACAACAAGGTGAACAAGGTGTGCAGGGACTGCTTCTCCATCCTGACCGGAGAGGAGCCGGCCGAGGGCAAGAAGAAGGGCATCCTGGAG ATCGGGGCAGGCCAGTTTACAGGAAGCAGCATCATGTGCGGCTTCCTGCAGTACAGTGAGAAGACCAAGCCCTGGCAGAAGGTGTGGGGTGTCCTCCCCGAGAAGGAGTGTCTGGTGCTCTATCTCTACGGAGCTCCGCAG GACGTGAAAGCCCAGTGCACCATCCCCCTGCTGGGCTACTGCGTGGAGGACAGCCCCCGGCCCACCGACCCTCCGGCCAGCTTCCGTCTCTCCCAGTCCAAATCCGTCCACAGCTTCGCCGCTGAGTCGGAGGAGCTGAAGCAGCGCTGGCTCCGGGTCATGCGGCTGGCGGTGACCGGAGAGATGCCGGAACGACCGTCGTCCGACGGGAACGGGACCAGCATGGACGACAGCATCACACAGGAATCCACCGGCAACGAGAGTTCGTAG